The stretch of DNA TTTGTATGTCAAGTCAGGACTGACCTCAATGGATTCAACAGGAAGAATATGAGATGGATCTGAGTGATATCTtctaagcatagaaacatggaagacATTGTGGATCTTATCTAACTCTGGTGGAAGAGCTAGTTTATGAGCAACTGGGCCAACTCTCTCAAGTACTTCATATGGTCGAATAAATCGAGGACTAAGTTTTCCCTTTTGGCCAAACCTCATAATGTTCTTCCATGGAGAAACCTTTAAAAATACCTTATCTCCCACTTGATGCTCAATTTCACGCCTCTTAAGAGGCTTgccttaggcaaatcccacatcggtttaggcgaatcccacatcggttggggAGGAGAACGAAGAGTGCTTTATAAGTGCTTGGATACCTCTCCCTTGTAGACGCGTTTTAAAACCATGAGGGGTGAAGGCTCCAAAGCGGACAATTTCTACAAGCAGTGGTCTAGGCTGttacagttggtatcagagccggtggtggcgCAAACCTCAGCGAGGACGCTGAGTCCCAAAGGGGGGTGAGTGTAAGGCTTgccttaggcaaatcccatatcggtttaggcgaatcccacttCGGTTGGGGAGGAGAACGAAGAGTGCTTTATAAGTGCTTGGATACCTCTCCCTTGTAGACGCGTTTTAAAACCGTAAGGGGCGAAGGCTCCAAAGAGGACAATTTCTACAAGCGGTGGTCTGGGCTATTACATAGCAAGGCTTGGTAACACAAAAAAATATCTatcaacatatataacatatatcggggtgacataaagtcggtaaatccccgatttatattatggaacaattatcatcgctatatctcaccttgaaggaacaattatcataaggtgagatcaacaacaataagtgaaatcaagaaaatcatgaaataagctcaataatctcataatagcattaaaaccataagccttggaatttctagaaatgggatcgtcaccatcatcattatcgttttAGAAAacattcttctttggcatcataagaactttgagaatcatgaacttctagatatttaggaataaggatgttatggaaagcaTGTGTGGATTCATAaggaaagaatcatgcctttagaaagaaaggtttagccttaacatacctagaagttcacttctcgactttccaacctacttccGATCtcgaaatctacatataaaaccattcatgcTATTATTAGGTCTATTGTCATATACTTgttttaagccttcaaattaaactcctttagaatctggcaaaattcgggcagcatctctcctgtttatatccctagcccgaaatcacaataccaacaaccaatcacaacaacaatactaacaccAGCCAcgtcatcatcaataccaaaatattccatgaaacatcccacacgatgtttatccaatttctcaaccaacaaattcGTTATACGATTATTTAATAGCTCTACCTTCGTACATAAatctaaatcaatatcaataaggaaagattcataccttgcttcCACTAGAAatgcaatatcttcaatattcaccttgaatccaagccaattcaCCATAATACAATACTTTAATCGCAACTATATGCTGTCCGAACCTAAATTCGAAGATTACACTTGATTCGCGCAAAAATTTTATGGGCGGAAGTTTAGAGAAGGTTCCAGAGGGTTGGGGATGGTTTCCAGGGGTTATTGGatgaaaaataaggggtaaaccccctttATATAATGATTTAGAGTCGGTTTTCACCGACTTACTTTTCGCTCTGAGCGTTCGCGCCACCGTGGGGCGTGTTCGCGCAGAGTTAATCCTCTGCTCTGATAGTctatcttaaaatgctcataacgtttgatcccgACGTCGGATCGACGCGCGGTTTGTTGCTTTGGAAACTGGACTTCCTGAACTTCTATTTAGGcctttgtttcacttcaaaactcctgatatgctaggagatatacctctctaaagttgataaaaaaaatttgtccaaaattctgccaaactttcccaaatttttgacaaactcattttcttcgatttgcttgatctcggaacctttagacacttacttaacacttgttaagattattccttaaccttataagggttccatgatcCCTTCAAGCTTACGCtagtttactcacaacgcaaacgacgcgaaaattgtttaggtgt from Lycium ferocissimum isolate CSIRO_LF1 unplaced genomic scaffold, AGI_CSIRO_Lferr_CH_V1 ctg27928, whole genome shotgun sequence encodes:
- the LOC132043719 gene encoding uncharacterized protein LOC132043719, with the translated sequence MRFGQKGKLSPRFIRPYEVLERVGPVAHKLALPPELDKIHNVFHVSMLRRYHSDPSHILPVESIEVSPDLTYKEEPIQILAHETKELRNKKIPLVKVLWRNHSGKEATLE